In the genome of Ctenopharyngodon idella isolate HZGC_01 chromosome 16, HZGC01, whole genome shotgun sequence, the window TCAATATGAATATGCATgcataatgtgtttttgactgtttttaatCCCCTTCTATGTTTCTCGTCACTAGTCCGCACACAGGCCGACAACCCAGAGTCtgagagtatgtgtgtgtggtctcATTATCTAAGTATGACCAAGGGTCCGGGACAGGCTGGCACATTCTCCCTTCCCCCCTCTAAACAGCAGGAGGTTTGGGTGCAGTACTCTGCTCTACAGGTGGCACTGGATGTAAGTTTACTTACTCTAGTCTaggggttttcaatcttttagatgccaCCCCTAAATATGATCATCCCATACTGAAATTTAACAGACATCTTATGTTGTTTCTTGTTCAaagacctgttttttttttttatactttgcaaaaattaattgcaaaaaaaatttgGAATTTAAGTTtctacccagctaacagggaacgttctcaagttatgaacaaacattcttccagtaacgttaatagaacttttttgttcaaaGTTCTATTCTTTagtaatgttctcaaaatgttggcaaaaaatgtaatttatatacattgttcatggaacgtgttttttttatttttttattttttataaatgttactacttTCTTCAGAATGTTAGAGGATGTTTAAAACtaatgttttcataatgcctgcaaaattataaaattgaatgttcccttaaaggattagttcactttagaattaaaatttcctgataatttactcacccccatgtcatccaagatgttcatgtctttctttcttcagtcgaaaagaaattaaggtttttgaggaaaacattccaggattttctccatatagtgtaCTCCAGTGGGGTTCAAagagttgaaggtccaaattgaagttttaatgcagcttcaaaaggctctacacgatcccagctgaggaataagggtcttgtctagcgaaacgattgctcatattctaaaaaataaataaataaaaataatatacttaaccacaaatgctcatcttgcactgctctgcaatgtgCCACACATTACATAGGCAGAAGTAGCGTGGGtggggtgaaaaactccatctcatttctctccaacttcaaaattgtccaaCATCAttggtttactttttttttttttttttggtaaaggcCGCTTGACTTAATCTTTacatgttcgctttgtaaacacttgctcggtatttccgcctacgtcacacgtgacctttccaacgtgatgatcgcattgcagagcagtgcaagacaagcatttgtggttaaaaagtatatagtatataattttttttttttttttaaatgacagatcgtttcactagacaagacctttattcctcagctgggattgtgtagagccctatgaagctgcactgaaactgtaatttggaccttcaacccgttggtccccattgaagtccactatatggagaaaaatcctggaatgttttcctcagaaaccttaatttcttttcaactgaaagaCATAAagatcttagatgacatgggactgagtaaattatcaggaaatttgaattctgaagtgaactaatcctttaatgttcgcatatccaaaaaaaaaaaaggttataaaacaataaaaatacttgACATTTTGGATGTCATAGAATATAAATTTGTTAGCTGGGTATTATGTACTATTATCAGGGTTCTTACAAGGTGCTTAAAGTGCTTGAAGATATTGTTTTGATAAGTGAGATCTCTGATTGTAGTCCTTGAAAACCAAAAAAGCAGTGCTTGAAGTCTTTGAATTTCACTTTACAGTGTCTGTACAAACCGTGTtcaaattgttgtttttatactCATTTTAGTACTGTGGTGttagatttattatttattcacttattttagtcacttaaatttttatttattttaattttatatttaattttatactaaattaatttacatttttttttcactgtttttctaGAAGCTTTTCAACAGACCCCTAGCACTTCCTTGTGGCCCCCTACTTGAAAAACCTCTGCTCTAGTCTACAACAATACTCTTTTCACTGTTATTTAGCAATGAACCCAATATTTCTTTGTCATCCTTTTATATTCTATATTTGTTCCTTACAGGCTTATAAGATGAGTTTCAAAAGGCATCCAATAGACTCATCACTATCAGGCCTCTCTTACATTCACCTGTTCCTCTCATCCTTTACTAAGGTACAGTGAACATCTCAAAGAGAATTACACAGGCACTCAAGCATGTGTGCTAATCAAACATTCAAATCAAATGTTACAGGTAACGTGTGACGCTGACTCCTACCGCGAGTTCATGCCCTTTGAACCTTCCTTCCTGGTGACTGTCCTGTGTTCGAACTCAAGCTTCTGCCCCAAACCGCTGACCTGCCTGAATAAATCTCAGAGTTTTCCTCATGAGATGTGTCAGAGTTGATCACTGCACTGAATCTGCGAGGAACACATCTCCACTGAGACCTGTTGGAGCTGGTTTGGGACTATTGAACCATTGGAGCTGCTCAATGTTTAGTGAAAATAGGAGAAAGTCATTCCAGAGATCATTAAACTTTTTATATTCACTGGATAAGTAATGGGTTTAGAAATgtcacatacagtatctcacaaaagtgagtacacccctcacatttcagcaaccattttattatgttctcaagggacaatattatagaaatgaaactagagtagacaatgtgcagcttgtatagcagtacagatttactgtctaaaaataactcaacatacagccattattgtccaaataactggcaacaaaagtgagtacaccctaagtgaacatgtcaaaactgtccaaagtgtcaatattttgtgtgagcaccattgatatttagcactgccttgatcctcttgggcatggaattcaccagagttgttgctgggatcctcttccactcctccataacatcacggagctgctggatgttagacacgtggtgcttctccaccttccgcttgaggatgccccacaggtgcttaatagggttcaggtctggagacatacttggccactccatcaccttcaccttcagcttcctcagcaaggcagttggcatcttggcggtgtgtttggggtcattatcatgccgtTCGGCCCAGTTTCTGCAGGGagcatcatgttctgcttcagaatgtcacagtatatgttggaatccatgtttccctcaatgacgcgcagctccccagtaccagcagcaatcatgcagccccagaccatgatgctaccaccaccatgcttgactgtagacaagacacaattttcttggtactcctcaccagggcgtcgccacacatgctggataccatctgagccaaacaagtttatcttggtctcatcagaccacaggacatggttccagtaattcatgctcttggagaggttgtcttcagcaaactgtttacgggctttcttgtgagccagcttcagaagaggcttctttctgGGACGACGGCCATGCAAACCAACTTATTGCAGTGTGTGGCGTATGgtcaatgctggcagcactcatgcatctgttttttgaagccagcttctgcacctgacgcacagcacaaggtctcaacttctttgattcaacttctttggcctgttcCGTGTAGAACCCatcttggaaaacctctctctatgaccctggccactgtgctgtaactcagtttcatggtgttaccgatcttcttatagcctacgccatctttgtggagagcaacaattctaattctcaaatcctcagagagttctttgccatgaggtgccatgttgaacattcagtgatcagtatgagagaattgtactcaaagtaccaaattttaactgctaatacaagatccacacatttgcatggtcctgtcaagcagacaaaaacatgaacatgatgaataggacatgtggctttgcatggttaaacgaCATGCAcctgttatcacttagggtgtacttatgtttgttgccagctattttgacagtaatggctgtatgttaagttattttcagaggacagtaaatttATACTGCTaaacaagcagcacattgactactctaaaatatatccaagtttcatttctatactATTGTCCCTtcagaagatatactaaaatggttgctgaaatgtgaggggtgtactcacttttgtgagatactgtacatttAGGCAATATTATCACATTTGATAAGTGATGTACAGTATAATGAAcagttaaaaacaatttttagtCAAACAGTCAAAAGCATGAAAATGTACCATGCTTTTACAGAATTGAATTTTGGGGGAAATGTTGTAGATTCATGCAAGCTAATATATTAGGGGAGGGAGGAAATCTCATGCATTTTTATAACACCTATGGCAGTAGTATTTCCTAGTTTGTTTACAAAGTTACACTGGTTTTATATGTGGTAATTATAGTCATACTATAAATACCACAGTTAAACTGGTTACTACAATTCAGTAATTCATTAATGATGAATATTTTGTACGTTTATTCTCTAGTGTAAATACAGTTTGAGGTCTGAGGTTTGAATGTATCATAAATGTCACTCTTATATTTGAAGAAAACGTTGAGGTGTGTTTTGCATGTGTCCTTTTCTGGTGTATAGCGATTGTGAAAATTCAGGGTTTGTTTTGATAACACTAGCAAAAAAATCGACAATTCTTGGtgtttaaaatagtaaaatgtatttttttttttttttttttttttcataataacataATGTCATTTAATAGGTGGTCAAGTACAGTATTTTATGATACATTATTAACTATGCAGAGAGACCGTCATCAGCGTGCGCCACTCTGAACAAACGTGTCGTAGTTCTGTGTCAACATGGCTGCACGCGCTGGAGACAAGCGTGGTCTGGagcatttagatgaatatgaACCAAAACCGGCAAAACAGCAAAGAAGTCTGCACGATCAGATGACGGAAAAGCgtcttgttgttgttttagaaGGAGCGACGCTTGAAACCGTAAAGGTAAAAGACAACGAGGCTCGGTAGAAATAGAAACGTTAAAGTGTTGGAGCGGGTGTTACTCACTGGATTGCCACTAATAGTTGTCATAACCGTATGTTTCAACAGTTAAATGTGAACGCATGTCTGTGCAGGTTGGAAAGACATTCGAGTTGCTGAACTGTGATCAGCATAAGAGTATGATAATAAAGAGTGGACGAGACCCTGGAAAGATTCGCCCCGATATCACACATCAGGTATAATCATCTGATCTAAGTGTTTGAAATGCGCGTTCATGTATTTAGTTTTCATCATctaaacaacttatttcaacATTACCATGCCCATGTTAACCCCCAGTTAACATTTATGGGTTCGAttttttttgtctcaaaatacttttgtaatatatatttatccTATCTTCCATATCTCTTACATACTTTTGGGACTGAATTTTGTCGATAAACAATGCAGCATGGCAAATTGATATTCTTTTCATCTGAAAATGAAAGTTTATGTaagtaaaatgaatatattcTGTTTTAAAACATGCTGGAGTAATGCtgatattgttttgtttgaaaatgaGTAAGTTTCATAAATTTGGACTGATTTTGAGCAGTCGTGAGTTTTAAGTTCAAAATAATTCAAGTTGATACTGTTCATTCTCAGATTATGTTCTTGTAAATTTCATttgtattcaaatatttttttatgaatattaaaatataaaatttttattgtattacagTGTTTCTGTAGTTAATGTAACATTGgacattttaaagaatttaaaaagGGGTGAATTTAGTAATACATGTTTGCCATTTAATCATTAATGAGAAGTTATTGATAAGATACAACATCATTTTAGTTGAAAAATGCAAAGTTATGACTCTTATAAGCTTGCATTCCATGGGGTCCAAATGGTATGCAGGTTTTGAATGCATTATGAGGGttaaatgaagaaaacaagCCATCTTGTGAGGATTTTCTAATGATTTTGACCATTGGTGTTGGTAtgaaaccatgatttttttttttttttttttttgtcccataTCTTCTCTCTGAATGTCATGTCTGCTGTCCCACAGTGCCTGCTGATGTTACTGGACAGTCCTTTGAACAGAGCTGGACTGCTGCAAGTGTACGTTCACACAGAGAAGAACGTTTTGATCGAGATCAACCCACAGACAAGAATTCCTCGCACCTTTGCACGATTTTGTGGACTCATGGGTAAATTCACATGGAGGCTCCATTTGCACATTAACTCTAACGTCAGTATTGTAATGGGTTACACTATTTTAGGGTAatgttgttacagtgtaattacacaaataatattaaaggattagttcactttcaaataaaattttcctgataatttactcacccccatgtcatccaagatgtccatgtccttctttcttcagttgaaaagaaattaaggtttttgatgaaaacattccaggatttttctccttatagtggacttcaatggtctccaaacggttgaaggtcaaaattacagtttcagagcagcttcaaacgataccagacgaggaataagggtcttatctagcgaaacaaatataccgtattcttcaaaaagcttatgctaaatgtcctacgccttccccaTTCAATTTATGGGAAAAAAACCGAACTGGCGCCGCATTccttccgtaagttgaataaggaaggcgtaggacattcagcgtaagctttttgaagaatacagaaatgtCCTTCGCCTTTCTTATTGAACTTACGGAACGAatgcggcgccagttccgtttttttttttccccataaattgaatagggaaggcgtaggacatttagcataagctttttgaagaatatggaattgcgttctggtggaagcacttgtgatgcgatcatttgtgcctataaagcatatactttggtcattttcttaaaaaaaaaaaaaaaaatcgtttcgctagataagacccttattcctcgtctggtatcatttaaagccctttgaagctgcactgaaactgtaattttgaccttcaaccgtttggagaccattgaagtcctataaggagaaaaatcctggaatgttttcattaaaaaccttaatttcttttcgacctgaagaaagaaggacatggacatcttggatgacatgggggtgagtaaattatcaggaaatttttatttgaaagtgaactatagGGTTATTTTaaggttagttacttgtaattatacataatttactattattactactattgtAAGTACATGTGACTACACCTAAAAAAATAGTGTTacattgtaatgcaaaaaaaaaaaaaaagctgtaatGCTGTATCTTGAATTCAGAATAAGTTTGGTTTCCTACTATTTGTCCTCCTATAGTCCAGCTCCTGCACAAGATGAGTGTGAGAGCAGCTGATGGCTCTCAACGTTTGTTGAAGCTCATTAAAAATCCAGTGTCGGACCACCTGCCACCTGGATGCCCCCGATTTTCCACATCGTTCAAAGCAGGAGATGCTGTATGTCCCAGAACAGTCGTCCCCAAAGATGGACCTGCCGCTATTGTCATTGGAGCATTTGCACATGGAACAGTGAGTCTGAAATATATTCTCCATGCATAGAAAATTATTTCATAAACATGAATTATGTCATCGCTTTTCAAGTAAATCAGCATACTAAACTCTGTCACTCCATCCTGATGTAGGTGAATGCCGACTATACAGAGAAGACCGTGTCCATCAGTAACTATCCTTTATCTGCAGCTCTGACCTGTGCCAAGATGTGTTCAGCGTTTGAGGAGGTCTGGGGAGTGTTATGACAAAATCAAACTGTTATTAACTGTCATGTTTATGCCTGATTGAGGAACAGACCTTTGGATTGcgttctgtgtgtatgtgtttcatTCCTTTGAGCAAAAATTGTGTTATGTGACATCACAACAGAGGAGAACATTTTATGTCAAAATTGTAACACAATTTTAACACACACTGAAGCAAACATTTACACTCTTTAAAATGTGGAGTATTAAACCTAAATGTCTTTTTGTATAAGTCTATACATTTAGTAATAAACCCAGATTTGCATTTAAATCTATTCCTGATATGTAAAACACTTTTTCTCcttacaataaacaataagaACTGGTTTTCTTCAGCACTATACTGAGATGTTTCAAATTCCCTTTTAAAATCATGTTGTACTCCAGCTTTATCCTTATATTCTCTATTCTCACTATGAGTCTACACAACTTCAAAAGCAGTCTCTCCTCTTGTGTTCAGTCTCTCTGGCCCCTTTAGCTTCCTTTATCCTGAACTGTGCTTTAGATgttatttaaacagtttttttctgtcTAGGCTTGATGTTGATTCTCCCTACTGGGTTTGttcttgtttatttcttttgctTGTTCTTTGTCCACACTTGGCACCTTTCCTAACAGGACTCAGGCTCACTCAgctttttttcatttcagttttcagcgcatttaaacatttgagtTTCTTCTGATTTCTACTGATTGAGTTTCTACTGATTTTGTATTTTTGCCATCTGTACGTTTTGGCAAGTTGCTTTTGTAGTTTTTCTATTATTTGGGACATTTTTTCCCACATGCAACACGAAATTACACCACTGTTATGAACATTTTAGACTCTTGGCAATTAATACCTTTAAACAGTGAGCTGAAATCTGCTATAATATAAAAGTCATGGAATGTTTGAGGAGTTCTcgaagtgccatctgaaatttttggtaacactttacaataaggttcattatttaaacattagttaatgtattaactaacatgaactaaccatgtgCAATACATCTGTTACTGTGTTTACTAATCTTTGTAAactttagttaatgaaaatacagttcatagtttgttcatgttagttcacagtgcattaactaatgtttacaggattttaataatgtattagtaaatgttgaaattaacattaacaaagattaataaatgctgtagaagtgcagttcgttattagttcatgttaactaatgtagttaactaatgaaccttattgtaaagtgttaccaaattttcttctaaaatgatcatttttatcaGGCTCCAATGATTATGTTCAGTTATtccactttaatggcaatgaaaaagACTTATtgattgccattaaagtgaaattactgaacctaaacatggGAGTCTGataaaaaatgatcattttagaagaaaatttcagatggcaattagaggcttttgcatcttaAGTCTTCAtttatattaactttttttttttccccctgttaTTAAATTAACCTTTCTGAAATATTTCATTGTTTAGTTTTCAAACCAGGGTCATCAACGGGGTGCTGGGGGTCCACAAAAAAGTTCAGagcaaaatgttgtttaaaaatatgaaaatagatttttttttttttttttaaatgacattgcAACTTTATTATGATTTCTAATGTCTTTAATGATTAGATTAATGGCTTTTAgttcattatattttatgtttctgCTCAGGTTTATACATCTATggtgggtaaaaaaaaaaggatagtGTCAATATAAACTAAGAATAGAAAGTATTTTTCAGACAATATTGTACATAtatttctaacattttttagagtgtgtgtgaatgGAGAGAGAGGGTTAAGAAAGGTGTTCTTCGCAAAGGTAACATATTTAGGGGCCCGTGGctctaaaaagtttgaaaacctcTGATCTAGATGGTGATTTGTGAGAATCGTTCATTCGACTCAGTTCTTTCCGTTTAACCTGAATAATTCAAATTCATTTAGAATGAATTTAAAAACgtcttttaaaggggacctataataaagcaataagccccaagaagccgtgatttacagtgaatttataactaCTGACGTAGAGCGGAGTGCCtaaaacccccttagctgttataaattcactgtaaaccacggcttcacggggcttattgcatttataaaacggttaccacacaatacaaatattaaagacaaaaaatatgtatcagtgcaactttcattaagtaaaatcattaaaagccttccttccactggaaaaaatagtccgtgaccgtgaacagcaacagaagttacattattataccATTACACTATGTCCTAACCAAACGCAaaaaaaggtatcttttccatgttaatcggagtttttgtcctaaccagccgcgacgcaaatatactattttacaaacggtttctatttccgcgacgtcgcggctgaaacagcaacacaaagtatggcaatgataatatcaggtactgtttatgtgctttatttaatgttaaaagcgtctaacgtgagtttgaatatcattctgtgttcccagctttttagctgtaacgAAAacattcacctcagatcttgaaattaaataaatgggcacaagaacgttcaaactgtcaactcagtgcgaacaaacaagtgtattctatgacaaagattggttcagtcactccgtatgtactttaaataatgtttaaatggtgtaatatttatgaattttactatgtacttcCCTATTTCATTGTGGctgctgtgctcttgccgagagagcccgcccacactctcttctgattggctgtggtttttgattgattttatcgcttccCATTGTCAagtctagtgtggacagtcaaattgctcgtcGTTGGAATCCTATcaagtcgcaaagacttttatattgaaacttgttgtgaacacggaacaagacgcaaatgacaaatgctttgaccagtgctgtcagtgtcagcatgGCACGGGAAaacttattaaatgttaaaaggacaagatcacAGCGGACATtcatgaacataggactgacctgaaagaaaatgttaaatctgaatgcaggtaatacacttggtcactcgatatctctctcacaatactcttctatgTAATGaggtaagcttcaatgaacaaaatcaataatgaacaaacatgtttactttgctaagagtggttgctaagacaggCAGCAACATACTCGGTGGTGCAGCAAT includes:
- the emg1 gene encoding ribosomal RNA small subunit methyltransferase NEP1 → MAARAGDKRGLEHLDEYEPKPAKQQRSLHDQMTEKRLVVVLEGATLETVKVGKTFELLNCDQHKSMIIKSGRDPGKIRPDITHQCLLMLLDSPLNRAGLLQVYVHTEKNVLIEINPQTRIPRTFARFCGLMVQLLHKMSVRAADGSQRLLKLIKNPVSDHLPPGCPRFSTSFKAGDAVCPRTVVPKDGPAAIVIGAFAHGTVNADYTEKTVSISNYPLSAALTCAKMCSAFEEVWGVL